Proteins from a genomic interval of Chanos chanos chromosome 3, fChaCha1.1, whole genome shotgun sequence:
- the LOC115806959 gene encoding alpha-1,3-mannosyl-glycoprotein 4-beta-N-acetylglucosaminyltransferase C produces the protein MRIYCKTTTRLAVILFILTSLYLSYSHVRKKTNEEENFWLWDTLWSPQEVQTDRLSLNVSVSVLAGVLQQNKKFLTVGLCSVKRKKESYLLDTLQSVFSQSSQKELSEMVVVVHLADFDDNWVKDTVKSISDRFSQQLAQGHLLVIRVAQENYPPLTGLKRNFNDPPDRVTFRSKQNVDYAFLLHFSSSLSQYYIMIEDDVSCAKGFLTAIRHHIQSKGSSPWVTLEFSKLGYIGKLYHSEHLTLLSRFLYLFYQEMPCDFLLSHFRVLLMQSEVIRFKPSLFQHRGIYSSFQGTYNKLKDEDFVEELADNPPADVVTDITAYKDHSPNKAYDQGIEYFWGTSPINEGNFFMVVLHTPVKLSRILIKTGSEDKKDILSSAVVELGETVVRTEGSPKCFGFHKLGVLEGGRFEQRDISGTFHVPVSCLRIRVTDSQLDWVIIQNIQIWTEKQN, from the exons ATGAGAATTTACTGTAAAACGACGACCAGATTGGCAGTTATTCTGTTCATCCTGACCAGTCTATACCTCTCCTACAGTCATGTGAGGAAGAAAACGAAC GAGGAGGAAAATTTTTGGCTTTGGGACACTCTGTGGTCTCCCCAGGAAGTACAGACAGACCGCCTTTCTCtaaatgtttcagtcagtgtgCTGGCTGGTGTCCTACAACAGAATAAGA AATTTCTGACAGTGGGTCTGTGTTCTGTAAAGCGGAAAAAGGAAAGTTATCTACTTGACACGCTTCAGTCGGTCTTCTCTCAGTCTTCACAGAAAGAGCTGTCAGAGATGGTTGTTGTGGTTCACCTTGCAGACTTTGATGACAATTGGGTaaaagacacagtgaaaagTATCTCAGACAGGTTCAGCCAACAGCTGGCGCAGGGCCACCTTTTGGTTATCCGAGTTGCTCAGGAAAACTACCCTCCTCTCACAGGGTTAAAGAGGAATTTCAATGACCCTCCGGACCGCGTGACTTTCCGCTCTAAACAGAATGTTGATTATGCGTTCCTCCTTCATTTCAGCAGCAGCCTCTCACAATATTACATCATGATTGAAGATGATGTAAGTTGCGCCAAAGGCTTTCTGACAGCCATACGCCATCACATCCAATCAAAGGGAAGTTCCCCCTGGGTCACCCTGGAATTTTCCAAGCTGGGATACATTGGAAAACTGTACCATTCTGAGCACTTGACGCTGCTGTCACGTTTCCTCTATCTGTTTTACCAGGAAATGCCTTGCGACTTCTTGCTGTCCCATTTTCGCGTCCTCCTCATGCAGAGTGAAGTCATCCGCTTCAAACCATCTCTTTTCCAACACAGAGGCATTTACTCCTCTTTCCAGGGAACATACAATAAGTTGAAGGATGAGGACTTTGTGGAGGAACTTGCTGACAACCCTCCAGCAGATGTTGTCACAGATATTACTGCATATAAGGATCACAGCCCAAACAAAGCCTACGACCAAGGGATAGAGTACTTCTGGGGGACCTCTCCCATTAATGAAGGGAATTTCTTCATGGTGGTTCTACACACACCAGTAAAGCTCTCTCGTATTCTGATCAAAACAGGATCGGAGGATAAAAAGGACATTCTTTCTTCTGCAGTAGTGGAGCTTGGAGAGACTGTTGTAAGGACAGAAGGCAGTCCAAAGTGCTTTGGGTTCCATAAGCTGGGTGTACTAGAGGGGGGACGTTTTGAGCAGCGAGACATCTCTGGCACATTCCACGTTCCAGTGTCTTGCTTACGCATCCGAGTCACAGACAGCCAATTAGATTGGGTTATCATACAGAACATTCAGATTTGGACTGAGAAACAGAACTGA
- the LOC115806960 gene encoding thyrotropin subunit beta, with protein sequence MIVHCVLLLLTKSGVLSSCGLENYTLYLEQHECGNCMVINTTICSGRCFTQDTNIRGLVGKYFLRQQSCVHRSVVYSSVMMPGCPAHIDPLFFYPVARRCRCKKCNTIRNECVHKSRWINKCSKHLQLG encoded by the exons atgataGTACACTGCGTTCTTCTCCTGCTGACAAAGAGCGGCGTCCTGTCAAGCTGTGGTCTGGAGAATTATACTCTTTATCTGGAGCAACATGAATGTGGCAACTGTATGGTCATCAACACGACCATTTGTAGTGGTCGATGCTTCACTCAG gaCACCAACATTCGAGGGCTTGTAGGAAAGTATTTTCTGAGACAACAGAGCTGCGTGCATCGTTCTGTGGTGTATAGTTCTGTCATGATGCCTGGCTGTCCAGCACATATTGACCCTTTGTTCTTCTACCCCGTGGCCCGCCGGTGCCGCTGCAAAAAGTGCAACACCATCAGAAACGAGTGCGTCCACAAGTCCAGATGGATCAATAAATGCTCCAAACACCTACAGCTTGGTTAA
- the slc25a55b gene encoding solute carrier family 25 member 55b, which translates to MAQQQISLPAKLINGGVAGMAGVTCVFPIDLAKTRLQNQRGNQQVYKNMWDCLIKTVRSEGYFGMYRGAAVNLTLVTPEKAIKLAANDFFRHQLSRNEPKLTVFKEMLAGCGAGICQVVITTPMEMLKIQLQDAGRLVAQQRKLAMLPTMKLGAASTVLSCSYSVGPAPQIRRISAMQITQELLRTKGIQGLYKGLGATLMRDIPFSVVYFPLFAHLNQLGKSSEDEAAPFYWSFISGCAAGSTAAVAVSPCDVVKTRLQSLNKSANEESYNGVVDCIRKIMKKEGPSAFMKGASCRALVIAPLFGIAQVVYLVGVGEFLLGQTALNL; encoded by the exons ATGGCTCAGCAGCAGATCAG TCTTCCTGCTAAGCTTATCAATGGTGGCGTAGCAGGCATGGCTGGAGTCACCTGTGTGTTTCCTATTGATCTGGCTAAAACCAGACTGCAGAACCAGAGAGGAAACCAGCAGGTCTACAAGAACAT GTGGGACTGCCTCATTAAAACAGTGAGATCTGAAGGTTACTTTGGCATGTACAGAG GTGCGGCTGTGAACCTAACCCTGGTTACCCCAGAGAAAGCCATTAAACTAGCTGCCAATGACTTTTTCCGACACCAGCTCAGCAGAAACGA GCCAAAGCTAACCGTGTTCAAGGAAATGCTAGCAGGGTGTGGAGCAGGAATCTGCCAGGTGGTTATAACCACTCCTATGGAGATGCTCAAGATCCAACTCCAGGATGCAGGAAGACTTG TTGCACAGCAGAGGAAGCTGGCCATGTTACCCACCATGAAGCTGGGAGCAGCCAGCACAGTCTTGAGTTGCTCCTACAGTGTGGGTCCCGCTCCTCAGATCAGAAGAATCTCCGCAATGCAGATTACCCAGGAGCTGTTACGTACAAAGGGCATCCAGGGGCTTTACAAAGGCCTTGGCGCAACACTAATGAG AGACATCCCATTCTCTGTGGTGTACTTCCCCTTGTTTGCCCACTTGAACCAGTTGGGCAAGTCCTCAGAGGATGAGGCCGCACCATTTTATTGGTCCTTTATTTCTGGTTGTGCAGCTGGCTCTACGGCTGCTGTGGCAGTCAGTCCTTGTGATG TGGTAAAGACTAGACTGCAATCCCTCAACAAGAGTGCAAATGAAGAAAGCTACAATGGAGTGGTAGACTGCATTAG AAAGATCATGAAGAAAGAAGGACCATCTGCTTTCATGAAAGGAGCTAGCTGCAGGGCTCTGGTCATTGCCCCACTTTTTGGTATTGCTCAAGTTGTTTATCTTGTAGGGGTTGGAGAATTCCTTCTTGGCCAAACTGCTCTTAACCTCTAA